In the Mycolicibacterium thermoresistibile genome, one interval contains:
- a CDS encoding acyl-CoA dehydrogenase family protein — translation MDFDYTPEQEALRRDFRRRLEAVMTPERRAAIAGQLEGGPAVAECRRALGEAGLLGVSWPVEYGGGGLSALEQYIFAEEARRVNAPLPMITLNTVGPTLMQFGTEEQKQKFLPAILRGTVDFAIGYSEPGAGSDLASLRTTAVRDGDEWVIDGSKMFTSGAEYADYIWLAARTDPEARKHKGITLFIVPTDSPGFSWKPLHTMPGVSTYYTFYDDVRVPDDNIVGNLNEGWKLVTNQLNLERAALGNLGALEPLFEKTLQWARTTPADGGHIIDIPWVQQVLARVEAQVSAYRLMNLRVNASMSSGGLGMAEASAAKVFGTELTQRVARELLEVLGADGTRKGADAPLRGELEHAYRLAVINTFGGGANELQRDIIAMAGLGMPRAPRDLRATAS, via the coding sequence ATGGACTTCGACTACACCCCGGAACAGGAGGCGCTGCGCCGGGACTTCCGGCGGCGACTCGAGGCCGTCATGACCCCGGAACGGCGCGCGGCGATCGCCGGCCAACTCGAGGGCGGGCCGGCGGTCGCCGAATGCCGCCGCGCCCTCGGCGAAGCCGGTCTGCTCGGCGTGTCCTGGCCGGTCGAGTACGGCGGTGGCGGGCTCAGCGCGCTGGAACAGTACATCTTCGCCGAAGAGGCGCGGCGGGTGAACGCGCCGCTGCCGATGATCACGCTGAACACCGTCGGACCGACCCTGATGCAGTTCGGCACCGAGGAGCAGAAGCAGAAGTTCCTGCCCGCGATCCTCCGCGGCACCGTTGATTTCGCGATCGGGTACTCCGAGCCCGGAGCCGGCAGCGACCTGGCGTCTTTGCGCACCACAGCGGTGCGCGACGGTGACGAGTGGGTGATCGACGGGTCGAAGATGTTCACCAGCGGCGCCGAGTACGCCGACTACATCTGGTTGGCCGCCCGCACCGACCCGGAGGCGAGGAAACACAAGGGCATCACCTTGTTCATCGTGCCGACGGACTCCCCCGGTTTCTCGTGGAAACCGTTGCACACCATGCCCGGTGTCTCGACCTACTACACCTTCTACGACGATGTGCGGGTACCCGACGACAACATCGTCGGCAACCTGAACGAGGGCTGGAAACTCGTCACCAACCAGCTCAATCTGGAGCGCGCGGCACTGGGCAACCTCGGCGCGTTGGAGCCCCTGTTCGAGAAGACGTTGCAGTGGGCCAGGACCACCCCGGCCGACGGCGGGCACATCATCGACATCCCATGGGTGCAACAGGTGTTGGCCCGGGTGGAGGCACAGGTGTCGGCCTACCGGTTGATGAATCTGCGGGTCAACGCGTCGATGTCGAGTGGCGGGCTCGGCATGGCCGAGGCGTCTGCGGCCAAGGTGTTCGGCACCGAGTTGACCCAGCGGGTGGCCCGGGAACTGCTCGAGGTGCTCGGCGCCGACGGCACCCGCAAAGGCGCCGACGCCCCGCTGCGGGGCGAGTTGGAGCACGCCTATCGGCTGGCGGTGATCAACACCTTCGGCGGAGGCGCCAACGAGCTGCAACGCGACATCATCGCGATGGCCGG
- a CDS encoding aldehyde dehydrogenase family protein has protein sequence MTRSHALVETYGHYINGEWVDPDSGRYEDVDPATGETFAAAPDASTAQVDRAIAAAREAFDSGRWTGLTPEERAKCLQQLGAALLEHADDFFALAQLEWGCSANERMFHVEGPAVMTTHAGELALEPVEQPIDAWGAGGTTLLRYEPLGVVSVLTPWNFPHTLNAMKIGSALAAGNTVVLKPSPLTPLAGFALARMIDEHTDIPPGVVNVVTPSGLDGSKMLTTDPRIDMVSFTGSSAVGREVMAGAAGGMKRILLECGGKSASIVLDDLEVTDELLETILFECLTMHAGQACILNSRLVVPEAMHDDVVARLGELARKVVVGNPVDPAVQMGPLISRAHLERVEGFVERAVADGATVVAGGSRPAHLDRGFFYEPTILTDVAPDDFIAQEEVFGPVLTVLRCRDDDEAVDIANNSRYGLGGAVYAADVDRALGVARRIRSGQVSINGCIAGDAPFGGFGQSGIGREGGLLGLRSYMEPKAIGVPA, from the coding sequence ATGACCCGGTCGCATGCCCTCGTCGAGACCTACGGGCACTACATCAACGGCGAGTGGGTGGATCCCGACAGCGGTCGTTACGAGGACGTCGACCCGGCCACCGGGGAGACCTTCGCCGCCGCACCCGATGCGAGCACCGCCCAGGTCGATCGGGCGATCGCCGCGGCGCGGGAGGCGTTCGACTCCGGCCGCTGGACCGGACTCACCCCCGAGGAGCGCGCGAAGTGCCTGCAGCAACTGGGTGCCGCGCTGCTGGAACACGCCGACGACTTCTTCGCGCTCGCCCAACTCGAGTGGGGCTGCTCGGCGAACGAGCGGATGTTCCATGTCGAGGGACCGGCGGTGATGACCACACACGCCGGTGAGTTGGCACTCGAACCGGTCGAACAGCCCATCGACGCCTGGGGTGCCGGAGGCACCACCCTGCTGCGTTACGAGCCGCTCGGCGTGGTGTCGGTGCTCACCCCGTGGAACTTCCCGCACACCCTCAACGCGATGAAGATCGGCAGCGCGCTGGCCGCCGGCAACACCGTCGTGCTGAAACCGTCCCCGTTGACGCCCCTCGCCGGATTCGCGCTGGCGCGAATGATCGATGAGCACACCGATATTCCGCCTGGAGTGGTCAACGTCGTCACGCCGTCCGGGCTCGACGGATCGAAGATGTTGACCACCGATCCCCGCATCGACATGGTCAGCTTCACCGGCAGTTCGGCGGTGGGGCGCGAGGTGATGGCCGGTGCGGCCGGCGGGATGAAACGGATTCTGCTGGAGTGCGGGGGCAAGTCGGCGAGCATCGTCCTCGACGATCTCGAGGTCACCGACGAGTTGCTGGAGACCATTCTCTTCGAATGCCTCACCATGCACGCCGGACAGGCCTGCATCCTCAACAGCAGGCTGGTGGTGCCGGAGGCGATGCACGACGACGTCGTGGCACGGCTGGGCGAGTTGGCCCGCAAGGTGGTGGTCGGGAACCCGGTGGACCCGGCCGTCCAGATGGGCCCGTTGATCAGCCGAGCGCACCTGGAGCGGGTGGAGGGCTTCGTCGAACGCGCCGTGGCCGATGGCGCCACGGTGGTCGCGGGCGGATCCCGCCCGGCCCACCTGGACCGCGGCTTCTTCTATGAGCCGACGATCCTGACCGACGTCGCGCCGGACGACTTCATCGCCCAGGAGGAGGTGTTCGGACCGGTGCTCACCGTCCTACGCTGCCGCGACGACGACGAGGCCGTCGACATCGCCAACAACTCCCGCTACGGGCTGGGCGGGGCGGTCTACGCCGCCGACGTCGACCGCGCCCTGGGAGTGGCGCGGCGCATCCGCTCCGGCCAGGTCTCGATCAACGGGTGCATTGCCGGTGATGCCCCGTTCGGTGGATTCGGGCAGAGCGGGATCGGCCGCGAGGGCGGGTTGCTCGGCCTGCGCTCCTACATGGAGCCCAAGGCGATCGGAGTGCCGGCATGA
- a CDS encoding cytochrome P450: MLTTVPLHSPDFYAGNPYPAYRELRATTPVVYNDVTNFWALLKYEDIRYVSSHPQLFSSTKGITIPDPDQPEPVQEGNLIFTDPPRHRQLRKLINTAFTRRQVALLEPKVREIVYGIFEGVAPGSEQEFAESFAAPLPTRMIAELLGASPEDWERFRRWSDACTGTADPEIELDAMEAIGELYEYFQQLIAARRTEPRDDMMSVLAQAEVDGARLSDEDLLNFAFLLLVAGNETTRNLIALGTLALIEHPDQCRKLIENPTLIPGAVEEMLRYTSPVTHMARQATEDVEIRGRHIRKGDTVVMLYGSANRDEEIFGDDAEDFRIDRQPNPHIAFGCGEHSCIGAQLARLEACVFFEVLLGRFPDLELVGTVDRMRATMVPGVKRMPVRLGAGR; the protein is encoded by the coding sequence GTGCTCACCACGGTCCCCCTGCACTCGCCCGATTTCTACGCCGGGAACCCCTACCCGGCGTACCGCGAACTGCGCGCGACGACACCGGTCGTCTACAACGACGTGACGAACTTCTGGGCGCTGCTGAAGTACGAGGACATCCGTTACGTGTCGAGCCACCCGCAGCTGTTCTCGTCCACCAAGGGCATCACGATCCCGGATCCCGACCAGCCGGAACCGGTCCAGGAGGGCAACCTGATCTTCACCGATCCGCCCCGGCACCGGCAGTTGCGCAAGCTGATCAACACCGCATTCACCCGTCGGCAGGTGGCGCTGCTGGAACCGAAGGTGCGCGAGATCGTCTACGGGATCTTCGAAGGTGTCGCACCGGGTTCGGAACAGGAGTTCGCCGAATCCTTCGCCGCCCCACTGCCGACCCGGATGATCGCCGAACTGCTCGGCGCATCCCCCGAGGACTGGGAGCGGTTCCGGCGGTGGTCGGATGCCTGTACCGGGACCGCCGATCCGGAGATCGAACTCGACGCGATGGAAGCGATCGGCGAACTGTACGAATACTTTCAGCAACTGATCGCGGCCCGACGCACCGAACCCCGCGACGACATGATGTCGGTTCTGGCCCAAGCCGAGGTCGACGGCGCCAGGCTCAGCGACGAGGACCTGCTCAACTTCGCGTTCCTGTTGCTGGTGGCGGGCAATGAGACGACACGCAACCTCATCGCGCTGGGCACATTGGCCCTCATCGAACATCCGGACCAGTGCCGCAAGCTCATCGAGAACCCCACACTGATCCCCGGCGCGGTCGAGGAGATGCTGCGCTACACCAGCCCGGTCACCCACATGGCGCGTCAGGCCACCGAAGACGTCGAGATCCGCGGCCGGCACATCAGGAAGGGTGACACCGTGGTGATGCTCTACGGATCGGCGAACCGCGACGAGGAGATATTCGGCGACGACGCCGAGGACTTCAGGATCGACCGCCAGCCGAACCCGCACATCGCCTTCGGGTGCGGTGAGCATTCATGCATCGGGGCGCAGCTGGCCCGCTTGGAGGCATGTGTGTTCTTCGAGGTGTTACTCGGCCGCTTCCCCGACCTGGAACTGGTCGGCACCGTGGACCGGATGCGGGCGACGATGGTCCCGGGCGTGAAACGGATGCCGGTGCGGCTGGGGGCCGGACGCTGA